From the Capnocytophaga sp. oral taxon 878 genome, the window CATAACTATACAACCACATCACTTGTCAGATTAAGCAGCAGCTTGCTGCCTAAATTAAAAGCAAATGTTATGATTGGCAAATTACTAAATTAGCAAACTCACTATTTATGATTATCATCCCCAAAAACTATGCATCACCCTATGGTATTATGGATACCGAGCGCGCCATTAAGCTCATCAAAGATACCTTTGAAACTGCTTTAGCTCGTGCCCTACAACTCACCCGTATTTCAGCCCCTTTATTTGTAAAACGGGCTACAGGACTTAATGACGACCTCAACGGTGTCGAGCGCCCTGTAAGTTTTGAAATGAAAGACGCCCAAGGACAAACCATTGAGATTATTCACTCCCTTGCCAAATGGAAACGCTTAGCCCTAAAACGCTATGGCATCGCTCAGCACGAAGGTATCTATACCGATATGAACGCTATCCGTCGTGACGAAACCTTAGATAATACACACTCTATATATGTCGATCAATGGGATTGGGAAAAAGTTATCACCCCTTCCGATCGATCTTTGCAATACCTACAACAAACAGTTAATCAGCTCTATAACGCCTTTCTCGAAACCGAAAATGCCCTTGTAACTCATTATCCTAAGTGTAAGGCTTTCTTGCCAAAAACAATAACCTTCATCAGCTCACAGGAGTTAGAAGATCGATACCCTACATTATCACCTCAAAAACGCGAAGAAGTATTTGCCAAAGAAAAAGGAGCTATCTTCATCACTCAGATAGGTAAAACATTGCGTTCAGGCAAAAAACACGATAACCGCGCTCCCGATTATGACGATTGGGAACTCAACGGCGACCTTATCTTATGGAATCCAGTGCTGAACAATGCCTTAGAGCTCTCTTCCATGGGCATACGTGTAAATGAAAAATCATTAGCACACCAATTGCAACTCGCCAATGCCGAGCATCGCAAAACCTTGGAGTACCACCAAATGCTCCTCAAAGGCGAACTCCCTCTTACCATAGGCGGTGGTATTGGTCAGTCGCGTATCTGTATGCTACTGATGCAGAAAGCACACATAGGCGAAGTACAAGCCTCTATCTGGACAGATGATATGTTACAACTTTGCGAAGAAAACGGAATTCATCTCTTGTAAACCACCAAATTGTTGTACTTTTAAATTCAATTATTCATTGCCATTTGATAATTCTTTTGTATCTTTGCACCAATAAAATAGCAAAACAGAAAACTAACCTATGCTTATTTATTTACAACTCTTAAAAGAAAGCTTTAATTTTGCTATCAAGTCATTGCGTGATAACAAGCTCCGTACTTTCCTGTCGTTATTAGGCGTAACGGTGGGTATATTTTCTATTATTTCAGTATTAGCAGCTGTCGATTCGCTTAACCGCAGCATTCAAGAAAGCCTTGCAGGTTTGGATAAAAATATGATTAACATCTCTAAGTTTTCTTTTGCACCTACATCAGTACCCCAATGGCAACGCCTAAGCTTTCCACAAGTTACCAATCAAGAATATGAGTTTGTAAAGCGGGAAGTGCCTAATATCGAGGTAGCAGCTTATCAGTATTACGGACTCTCATCTCAGCTTAAATATAATGGCAAAACCATTTCAGTAGCAGTGAGTGCTGCCTCTGCAGGAGTCGAACAAATTAGCGATATTAAGATTGAAAAAGGTCGCTTTTATAACGATACCGAAGCCAATGCTGGGGCAGGAGTAACAGTATTAGGTTATGAAATAGCACAACAAATATTTCGCGAAGAAGATCCTATTGATAAAGAAATACGGCTCTTTGGTAAAAAAATAACAGTAATAGGGGTACTAAAAAAATACGGCTCAATGTTCGGTGATGGCCCTGATGAACAAGTCTATGTCCCTGCCAATTTTATTCGTACTTTTATGAATACAGGCGCACAAGGTATCCCTAGCGCTATTGTTATAAAACCAAAAAAAGGAGTTGATATGGCAGAGTTTGAAGGGGTATTACGCCAAAAGTTCCGTGCTTATCGCGGCCTAAAACCCGATGAAATTGATAACTTCTTCTTCAACAAAATTAGCTCTCTTACCGAAATGATTGATAATACCATCGGAATGATGAATATGGTTGGCTGGGTAATAGGCTGCTTCTCAATTTTAGTAGGAGGATTTGGTATTGCCAATATTATGTTTGTAAGCGTAAAAGAACGTACTAGCCTTATAGGTGTGCAAAAGTCTTTAGGGGCTAAAAACCAATTTATACTATTTCAGTTCCTTTTTGAGGCGGTACTCTTAGCCCTTATAGGAGGTCTGTTTGGTCTGCTTTTTGTATGGTTGCTCACTATGGTTATATCAAGCATTACTACCGAGTTTAACTTTGTTCTCTCACTGCCCAATATACTTATAGGTTTAGGAATCTCATCAGTAGTAGGCTTGCTTTCAGGTATTATTCCTGCCTCATCGGCAGCACGCCTTAACCCTGTCGAAGCTATCAGAACTGGTCAATAATTATAATTTTTAATAATAAAATAGAATAACAAATGAAACGTTTCTATATTTTCTTATGTTTAAGCGTACTGCTATCGTGCGCACAAACACCCAATACTCATATACCTAGTAATCAAAAAGAAAATCCTCAGTATAGCAAAATAACTGTACCCGAAAACCTTGCCCAATATTATAAAACAATTGATTTTGATAAAACAGGCAAAACATTATATGACGATTTAGCTGTGCTTACCATTAGCAAGCATACAAAATTCCTTACCTATTATGATCGTCATAAATATCTTTACAAAGCCGATGCTAGCTTGCAAAACCCCAATAATGTAGTGCTTATGTATACAGGTGAAGAACGTTATTGGGAAGAGTATGAAGGTAATAAAAACTACAGCCCTACTACCTTTAATACCGAGCATATTTACCCACAATCAAAGTATCAAAATAATGCCAAAGGTGATTTGCATCACTTGCGTGCCTGTGATAAAAGCGTGAACTCAAGGCATGGTAATCTCCCTTTTACTCAGGGTAAGGGCAACTGCAAAATTATTGGTAAAGGTTGGTACCCTGGTGATGAGTGGAAAGGTGATATAGCCCGTATGATATTCTATCTTAATCTTCGTTATAATGAAAAGTTAGATACCTCTATAAGCACAGGTGGTATAGCCTTACTCCTTAAATGGAATGATGAAGATCCTGTATCACCTTTAGAGCACCAACGCAATAATGTAATTGAGGGAGCACAAGGTAACCGTAACCCCTTTATCGACTTCCCTCAATTAGCACGCCGTATATATGAATGAGGCTGCCCTACATATACTCAAAAAGTATTGGGGCTATAATAGTTTTCGTGAACCTCAAGAAACTGTTATTAAGCACGTTTTAGAAGGAAATGATACTTTAGCCCTAATGCCTACCGGTGGGGGTAAATCAATTACTTTTCAGGTACCAGCTATGATCAAAGAAGGTATCTGTATTGTAGTATCACCCTTAATAGCTCTTATAACCGACCAAGTTGAAGCTTTAAAAAGAAAGAATATAAAGGCTTTATCCTTAACAGGGGCTCTTCCTTACCCCGAGTTGGATAGGTTGCTTAATAACGCCCTATATGGGCAATACAAGTTCCTCTATCTATCACCCGAACGTTTGCAGAATGAGTTAGTACGCACCTACCTCAAAGCGATGCCTATTAACCTAATCGTAATTGATGAGGCTCACTGTGTATCACATTGGGGTAATGACTTTCGCCCGGCATACTTACAGTGCAAATGGCTTAAAGAGGAATTTCCTAAAGTGCCAATGTTGGCTCTTACTGCTTCGGCAACTCCTAAAGTACAACAGCACTTATTAGAACTATTGGGTATTGAAGGGGCTAAGGTTATCAGTACTTCACTCCAACGCCCTAATATTGCTTATAAAGTATATCAAATAAAAGAAAAGCTTCCTTATTTGTTGAACTTGCTACACAAAAGTAGTGGGAGTGTTATTATTTATCTTCGCAGTAGGAATGCTACAAGTTACCTATCGGGGGTGCTGAATGCTAAGGGCTTTAGCTCTACTTTCTTTCACGGTGGACTTACTTCAGATGAAAAGAACCTTCGCCTTAAAAGTTGGCTTAATAATGAAGTGCGTATTATGGTAGCTACCAATGCTTTTGGTATGGGTATTGATAAACCTGATGTACGTATGGTATTGCATTGGAATATCCCTCTTACTTTAGAAGATTATTTTCAGGAGGCTGGACGTGCAGGGCGTGATGGTACCTTTGCTGAGGCTATACTTGTTTATGATGAAGCAGACATTAATACTGCTAAAAAACTTCTTAATGACTCACTGATTGATTTAACTTTCTTGAAACTTGTTTATACCAAGCTCAATCAGTATTTTCAAATTGCTATTGGTGACCTTAGTGAGGAAGCGCATCGTTTTTTCTTTCCCGACTTCTGTAAGCGTTACAATCTGCCTACTCTTAAAGCTTATAGTGCTTTGCAAACTCTTGATAGATTTTCAGTAATTTCTTTAAGTCAGCAGTTTTATCAAAAAGTGACACTGCACCTATCGGCTGAGGCTAAACAGCAGATAACATACAACCAAACGCATAAGCATCTAAGCTCTCTTCTTTTTTATCTTGGGCATACTTATCCGTATATATTTAGTCAGCCAGTGGCACTAGAAATAGAAAAGATTACTGAACGCACCGACCTTACTTATCCGCAATTAATGCGCTATTTGCACGAAATTCACAATGATGGTATTGGGGTGCTTACTACTGTTTCAACCGATGTGCAACTTACCTTTAATGTACCCCGTGATGATGATCGTACTATTAATACCATTGCTAAGAATGTGAAACAATACAATCATACAAAAAAGACATTGCAAGAGCAGGTATATGCCTATTTGGAGAATACTACTACCTGCCGGAGTGTACAGTTATTGCAGTACTTTGGTGAGCGTACTGTACATAAATGTGGAATGTGTTCTACCTGTTTGGCTAAGATACCTCAGCCTAAAATAGATACTAAATTATTGCGACAACAGTTATGGCAGTTATTACAACAAAAACCTATAACTCCGGCTGAGGTAGTATCGGTATTGCCATACCCAAAAGAGGCTATTAATGCCCTGCTAGAAGAATGGCTTACGATGAATAAAATAGCTTTTACGGTGTGTAATGAGCTGTTTGTTCCAACTGCTCACGAGCTTGCTCCTTCTTCTTAAAGAATTTTACTTCGTCATTAATTTTATATTGTATATAAAGAATGCCAAACAATAGGGTAAAATACCATTGTTTGAATTCTATTACCTTGCTTTTCTTTTCTATTTGATTTTGCAAGAAAAATAGTATTACTATCGTCCAAATTATTATAAATAATACAGCGAAGAGTTTTATAAAGTGTATGTTTTTTATATGATATATTTCCCAATAACTTCCTAATAAGAGACTGTGATGTAATTGAAAAATATATAGATAAACAAGTACTATCCAAAAGTGTTTTGCCTCAATATTGTATTGCTTGTATTTCTTCATTACCCAAATGGGTATATAAGCTCCTAAGGAAAGGAGTGTAACAAGTAGCAATACCCATATATTCATATTGTAACGCGGTTTTTTGTCGTTTTCTAAGAAATAGGCTATGAGTCCGTATAGGAGGTAAATACTCCCTACATATACCCAAAGATATAAAAGACCTATAGTATTTTTATAAAAAGGATATAATTTGAAGCATAGTGCTATTACTGAAAAAAAAGTCGTTACAGCAAAGAGTTGATAACTCATCTTTTGCCAATCGCTTCTGTTTTTAATTAAATAGTACACTAAAAAAATGTACAAGTAGGTTTGGTAGCTTAAGAGTAGTTTTAAGATGGCTTCGGTTAAATCAAAATAAGGTTCTAAGTAGTCTAACATAAGTAAATAGGATTATTTATAAAAAAAACTCCAAGTAAAAAAGGTTGTACTTGGAGTTTTTTGTTTGTGTATGAGAAATAAATGTTAAATATCAATAGCTTCGCCGTAAGCAGCTGCTACAGCTTCTTTAACGCCCTCGCTCATAGTAGGGTGAGGGTGTACGGCTTTGATAATTTCGTGTCCGGTAGTTTCTAACTTACGAGCTACTACAGCTTCGGCAATCATATCGGTAACACCTGCTCCTATCATGTGGCAGCCTAACCATTCACCATATTTAGCATCGAAGATTACTTTGATGAAACCTTCGGTAGTTCCGGCAGCATTGGCTTTACCTGATGCTGTGAATGGGAATTTACCTACTTTAATTTCGTAACCTTTTTCTTTAGCTTGTTTTTCGGTAAGTCCTACTGAAGCAATTTCGGGAGTGCAGTAGGTACAACCAGGTATATTGCCGTAGTTGATAGGTTCTACATGTAGGCCTTTTATTTTTTCAACGCAAAGAATACCTTCGGCAGAAGCTACGTGTGCTAGGGCTTGACCAGGAACTACGTCGCCAATAGCATAATAGCCAGGAACGTTGGTTTGGTAGTATTCGTTTACTAAGATTTTATCGCGTTCGGTTTTGATACCTACTGCTTCTAAGCCTATGTTTTCGATATTGGTTTTGATACCTACGGCAGAAAGGAGGATATCGGCCTCTAGGACTTCTTCGCCTTTAGCTGTTTTGACGAATGCTTTTACGCCTTTGCCTGAGGTATCAACTTTAGTAACTTCGGCAGAAGTCATAATGTTGATGCCTGATTTTTTAAGGCTTTTTTCTAATTGTTTAGAGATGTCTTCATCTTCAACAGGTACGATGTTAGGCATAAACTCTACAATGGTTACTTCGGTACCCATAGAGTTATAGAAGTATGCGAATTCGATACCTATAGCACCACTACCTACTACAATCATTTTTTTAGGTTGTTCGGGCAAAGTAAGTGCTTGGCGGTAACCGATAATTTTCTTACCGTCTTGAGGTAGGGCAGGCAATTCACGTGAGCGGGCACCGGTAGCGATGATGATATGGTCGGCACTGTATTCGGTTACTTTGCCGTCTTTATCTTTTACGTCTACTTTTTTACCAGGTTTAATGGTACCATAGCCCATAATCACGTCGATTTTGTTCTTTTTCATAAGGAACTGAACGCCTTTGCTCATAGTAGAGGCTACATCGCGGCTACGTTTGATAACAGAAGGGAAGTCTTTATCAAAAGATCCTTCTTTTACTTTGATACCGTAGCTTTCGGCGTGCTTAAGGTACTCAAATACTTGAGCTGATTTTAGTAGGGCTTTGGTAGGGATACAGCCCCAGTTAAGGCAGATACCGCCAAGGTTTTCTTTTTCGATAACCGCAGTTTTGAAGCCTAATTGAGAAGCGCGAATGGCAGTTACATAACCACCGGGACCGCTTCCTAATACAATAACGTCGTATTTACTCATTTCTTTAAAATTTATCAAGTTTGATATTAGGCTACAAAAGTACGAATAATATTTTGAATAACCATATAATATTTTTGTTTTTTATTTTTGAAAATTAATTTTTTTGTGGTTTTTTCATTGTTATATTTTAATAATCAGTAGGTTATAAGGTTTTGGTGTTTTACACGGATTTTTTCAGTTTTGAATATGCGGAAAATGCAGTATTTATGAGAAAACGTTGAGATTTTCGTAAAATAGGAGGTTTGATTTAATAGGTTGATAATGAGTGTGTAATGCTTATCCTTCGTTTATAGTTCGTTTATCCTTCGTTATAGGTTCGTTTATCCTTCGCTCTAACTTTATCAAAAATAGGGTTAGTTAAAAGTGTAATATATTGATAGTTAATGGTTTCTGTTTTATAGTTGTAATGAAGGTAAAAGAAAAGTGGGGGTTGAGGATTTTTTAGAAAAAAACTGATTTTGTTGTGAAAAAGGTAATAAAAAAACTTAGCCAAAGTTTGGGACTTTGGCTAAGTAATGAGGGGGAGGGGTATTTTTTAGGGTTTGAACGTGTTATCGGGGGTGCCTAAGAAGCGAATTTTAGCTCCGCCACCTAATTCGGCAAGCCAATATCCATCAATATTTTTGAAGATGTAGAAGTCGGTAGGTGATTCTGTATCTTGACTGCAGCCCATTCGGTAACCCGGGTAGATGGCGAGTATTTCGAGTTTATTGCTTTTGATAAGGCGTATTCTGCCGAAATACAAATAGTTTTTATCGGTTAATAGATAGTGGTGATTTAGAGCCTTTAAGGTTGCAGCATCATATTCATTGACAGGAATGAGTTTGGGTGTAGTTACAATGGTTGTGTTGTAGTAATAAACATTGTTTTTATCTTTATAGATGTCATACCATAATTTTTGAAAAGTAGAGGCGTCTACCCCTTTTTGTGGTGTTTTATCTATATAAATTTGGTTGTTGAATTGGTATAGATTATAGGCATAGGATTTTTCAATTATGATGCGTTTCCCTTTTAGATAGCTGAAATCATTTATACTTATTTGACCATCTTTTAGCAGTTGTATTTCTTTGGGAGTGAGGTTGTTGATGAGGTATTCATCTATGTTATCATATACTTGGTTGCCATAAAGAATGGCATCGTACTTAACCTCAAACAGGTTTTTACCATAAATAGGAGTTTGGGAGTATTTGAAAGGAAGTTTTTTATTCCAATTATAAACTCCATTTTTGTCGTATTGGAAGTAATAGTTTTGGGGGAATTCGGCAAATGTAGCGGCATTGTACTGAGGTTGGGGTTCGGTGCCTAAATATACAGTATAGCCATCGGTAATGAAATGACTAAAGACTTTTATTTTGCTTAGGTTTCTGGTAGGTATGGGTACTTTGGAAACTTTGATTTCCTTTTCATAGTCGTAATAATCATCATAATAAGCGTGGTTTTGGTCGGTAAGATAAGACTCATTTAGTGCTTTGAGGGTAGGGATATGGAAGTAGTTGGGTAATTCAATAATTTCTTTATCATAGTATAATACGTGTTGGGAGGTTTTTAGTATGTTTTTGGTAAGTTGTTGTACCCTTTCACCTTTATACATAAGAGGTTGAGCTTGGTAAAAGGTGCCATTTTTGTCGGAAATATAGTTTTCGGTAACTAAATCAGTACGTATAGAAGGAAGGTCGATATTGGTTATGGTTTCTACCTTTCCGTTTGTGATATAGTATAAATTGTTTTTATTTTTAAAGTATGGATAATGAATGCATTCAAAAGTTTCGGGATTAGGGATGGCGAGTTCTTTATTACCTATAAAAGCCTTTTGGTTGGTACGCCAAATAGGAGTAGTTTTTTTATCTATAATATTAAAACCTACAATCTTAAAATTAGTAGTATCAATAGGGAAAAATACCCCTTGTGAGTAGATACCGTTCTTATCAATAGCCATACCATAATCATAGCTTTCTACTCTAAAAGTAAGCATATCGGGGTGTAGTATAAAAAGGCTATCACAGGTTTGGTATATGATGTAATCTTGGTTAAATATAAATCCTTCGATATATTTGCAATCACTATAAAAGCCTCTTTTTATAGTTAGATTATCTACTTTGGTAGCATTGGTGATTAGTGGTTTATTTTGAGCAGGAATAAGCTGAAAGCAGCAAAGGAATAGGTAAAATAAGATCTTTTTCATAAGAAATTATATTTTAAAATTATTTAGGTAGGTACCTAAGAATCGGATTTTAGCTCCATTACCAATTTCTGTAAGCCAATAACCTTCGGTATTTTTTAAAAGATAATAATTGGTATTAGGTTTAAAATCTTGACTACACCCCATTCGATAGCCTGGGTATATAGCGAGTATTTCAACCTTATCATTTTTGATAAGTCTATATTTTTGAAAATAGATATAATTCTTATCAGCTAAAAGATCAGCTGTTAGAAGGCTAAGGGTTGTTATATCATACCCGTCAATAGGGATGAGTTTAGGATCATACTCATTGCTTTCATCATAATAATAGCCTTTATTTTTATCTTTATAAATATTGTGCCATATTTTTTGAAAAGTAGCAGCATCTACCCCCTTTTGAGGTGTTTCACCTACATAAATTAGGTTATTAGCTTTGTATAACTCACTATCAAAATATTTTTGTTTTAGAATGCGTTTTCTCTTTATATGAACAAAATCATAAACAGTGACTTTTCCTTCTTTTACGAGTTGTACTTCCTTAGAGGTAAGGTTCATAAAAACCTCTTCGGTTGAGCTATTATATATTTGATTTTTATAGAGTATTCCACCAGCCTTGTCTTTAAATAAGTTTTTGCCATAAATAGGAGCTTCAGTATAGAAGAAAGATAACTTTTTATCCCAATTATAGACTCCATTTTTGTCATATTGATAGTAATAAGCATCCTGAAGCTCAGCAAAAGTTGCAGCATCGTATTGAGGTTTGGGGGTACTATCGCGGTATACCATAGTACCATCGGTAACGAAATTATTGAAAACTCTTATTTTATTTAAATTTTTAGTAGCGATAGGTAGTCTAAAGTCTTTACCCTCTGTTTTGTAGGAGTAGTAATCGATATAATAAACATGGTTTTGGTCGATGAGATATGACTCATTTAGAGCTTTGAGAGTAGGAATATGAAAGTAGTTAGGTAATTCAATAAGTTCTTTATCATAGTATAATACGTGTTGGGAGGTTTTTAGTATGTTTTTGGTAATTTGTTGTACCCTTTCTCCTTTGTACATAAGTGGTTGAGATTGGTAAAAGGTGCCGTTTTTGTCGGAAATATAGTTTTCAGTAGCTAAGTCTTTACGAATAGAAGCAACGTCGGCACCTTGTACTATCCTCACTTTTCCATTATTAATGTAGTATAGGTGATGTTCGTCTTTTAAATAATCATAATAGATATTTTCAAAAGTAGCAGGGCTGCTAATAGCAATGTCTTTGTTTCCAATATAAGCCTTTTGGGAAGTACGCCAAATAGGTACTATTTCCTTTTTTTTATCAATTATTAGGTCTGAACCTATAATCTTAAAACCATTAGTATCTATAGGAAAAAAGTTATTTTGGTAATAAATTCCATTTTTATCAATAGCCATACCATAATCATAGTCTTTTACTTTAAAAGTCAGCATATCGGGGTGGAGTACAAAAAGACTATCAGAGTTTTGGAATATAACATAATCTTTGTTAAAAATAAAGCCTTCTACATACTTGTAACGTACGTTCCAATTCTTTTTTACAGTTAGGCTATCTACCTTGGTAGCATTGGTAATTTTTAAGGATTCTGTTTGGGCAGCAATAAACTGAAAGCAGGAAAGGAATAGATAAAATGGAAAATTTTTCATAAGGAATTATAGATTGAAATTATTGAGTTTAGAACCTAAGAATTGAATAGTATTTTCACCTCCTAATTCGGTAAGCCAATAACCTTCACTATTTTTAAATAAGTAGTAATTTGTACTTGGATTTTTATCAAACCCACAACCTTTTCGGTAACCTGAATAAATAGCTAAAAGCTCTACAGATTCATTTTTAAAAAGTTTTATAGTACGATAATACCAAAAATTCTTATCGGCAAAGAAACCATTGGTAGTAGCTGCTAAAGTAGCAGTATCATAACCAGTTATAACAAGTAATTTGGGATCATCTCCCCATCTGTCATAGTAATACACATTATTTTTATCTTTGTAAAAAGAATAGTTTCCTATATTTTGAAAAGTAGCAACATCTACATTTTGAGCTACTTTGCCTATATATATGGTATTGTTTGCTTTGTACAAATTGTATTCAAAAACCTCTTGTATTTTAGCAGATTTGTTATTAGAAGTAAGTGCTAAATGTATATTTCCTTCCTTAAGGTCATTTATTTGTTGTTCATTTAAATTAGGGTAGTAGTCATTATTTCCAAAAGGATAAAATGCTTGTTGGTTGTAAATTACATAAGCGCCTTTATCGAAATTATAGAAAGTATTTTTTCCTAATACGGGAACATCGGTGTAATGGAAAGGCATTTTTTCATTACCTTTGTAATAAATACCGTTTTTATCGTATTTAAAATCTGATTTTGGTAACATGCCAAAAGTGGGAGCATCATAGTTTGTTTTATAATTTTCTCCTGCATACACTATTTTTCCATCGGAGATATAACAACTATTAACTTGGTCAAAAATACGTAT encodes:
- the asnA gene encoding aspartate--ammonia ligase, producing the protein MIIIPKNYASPYGIMDTERAIKLIKDTFETALARALQLTRISAPLFVKRATGLNDDLNGVERPVSFEMKDAQGQTIEIIHSLAKWKRLALKRYGIAQHEGIYTDMNAIRRDETLDNTHSIYVDQWDWEKVITPSDRSLQYLQQTVNQLYNAFLETENALVTHYPKCKAFLPKTITFISSQELEDRYPTLSPQKREEVFAKEKGAIFITQIGKTLRSGKKHDNRAPDYDDWELNGDLILWNPVLNNALELSSMGIRVNEKSLAHQLQLANAEHRKTLEYHQMLLKGELPLTIGGGIGQSRICMLLMQKAHIGEVQASIWTDDMLQLCEENGIHLL
- a CDS encoding ABC transporter permease, producing the protein MLIYLQLLKESFNFAIKSLRDNKLRTFLSLLGVTVGIFSIISVLAAVDSLNRSIQESLAGLDKNMINISKFSFAPTSVPQWQRLSFPQVTNQEYEFVKREVPNIEVAAYQYYGLSSQLKYNGKTISVAVSAASAGVEQISDIKIEKGRFYNDTEANAGAGVTVLGYEIAQQIFREEDPIDKEIRLFGKKITVIGVLKKYGSMFGDGPDEQVYVPANFIRTFMNTGAQGIPSAIVIKPKKGVDMAEFEGVLRQKFRAYRGLKPDEIDNFFFNKISSLTEMIDNTIGMMNMVGWVIGCFSILVGGFGIANIMFVSVKERTSLIGVQKSLGAKNQFILFQFLFEAVLLALIGGLFGLLFVWLLTMVISSITTEFNFVLSLPNILIGLGISSVVGLLSGIIPASSAARLNPVEAIRTGQ
- a CDS encoding endonuclease I family protein produces the protein MKRFYIFLCLSVLLSCAQTPNTHIPSNQKENPQYSKITVPENLAQYYKTIDFDKTGKTLYDDLAVLTISKHTKFLTYYDRHKYLYKADASLQNPNNVVLMYTGEERYWEEYEGNKNYSPTTFNTEHIYPQSKYQNNAKGDLHHLRACDKSVNSRHGNLPFTQGKGNCKIIGKGWYPGDEWKGDIARMIFYLNLRYNEKLDTSISTGGIALLLKWNDEDPVSPLEHQRNNVIEGAQGNRNPFIDFPQLARRIYE
- a CDS encoding ATP-dependent DNA helicase RecQ, giving the protein MNEAALHILKKYWGYNSFREPQETVIKHVLEGNDTLALMPTGGGKSITFQVPAMIKEGICIVVSPLIALITDQVEALKRKNIKALSLTGALPYPELDRLLNNALYGQYKFLYLSPERLQNELVRTYLKAMPINLIVIDEAHCVSHWGNDFRPAYLQCKWLKEEFPKVPMLALTASATPKVQQHLLELLGIEGAKVISTSLQRPNIAYKVYQIKEKLPYLLNLLHKSSGSVIIYLRSRNATSYLSGVLNAKGFSSTFFHGGLTSDEKNLRLKSWLNNEVRIMVATNAFGMGIDKPDVRMVLHWNIPLTLEDYFQEAGRAGRDGTFAEAILVYDEADINTAKKLLNDSLIDLTFLKLVYTKLNQYFQIAIGDLSEEAHRFFFPDFCKRYNLPTLKAYSALQTLDRFSVISLSQQFYQKVTLHLSAEAKQQITYNQTHKHLSSLLFYLGHTYPYIFSQPVALEIEKITERTDLTYPQLMRYLHEIHNDGIGVLTTVSTDVQLTFNVPRDDDRTINTIAKNVKQYNHTKKTLQEQVYAYLENTTTCRSVQLLQYFGERTVHKCGMCSTCLAKIPQPKIDTKLLRQQLWQLLQQKPITPAEVVSVLPYPKEAINALLEEWLTMNKIAFTVCNELFVPTAHELAPSS
- the lpdA gene encoding dihydrolipoyl dehydrogenase codes for the protein MSKYDVIVLGSGPGGYVTAIRASQLGFKTAVIEKENLGGICLNWGCIPTKALLKSAQVFEYLKHAESYGIKVKEGSFDKDFPSVIKRSRDVASTMSKGVQFLMKKNKIDVIMGYGTIKPGKKVDVKDKDGKVTEYSADHIIIATGARSRELPALPQDGKKIIGYRQALTLPEQPKKMIVVGSGAIGIEFAYFYNSMGTEVTIVEFMPNIVPVEDEDISKQLEKSLKKSGINIMTSAEVTKVDTSGKGVKAFVKTAKGEEVLEADILLSAVGIKTNIENIGLEAVGIKTERDKILVNEYYQTNVPGYYAIGDVVPGQALAHVASAEGILCVEKIKGLHVEPINYGNIPGCTYCTPEIASVGLTEKQAKEKGYEIKVGKFPFTASGKANAAGTTEGFIKVIFDAKYGEWLGCHMIGAGVTDMIAEAVVARKLETTGHEIIKAVHPHPTMSEGVKEAVAAAYGEAIDI
- a CDS encoding DKNYY domain-containing protein; protein product: MKKILFYLFLCCFQLIPAQNKPLITNATKVDNLTIKRGFYSDCKYIEGFIFNQDYIIYQTCDSLFILHPDMLTFRVESYDYGMAIDKNGIYSQGVFFPIDTTNFKIVGFNIIDKKTTPIWRTNQKAFIGNKELAIPNPETFECIHYPYFKNKNNLYYITNGKVETITNIDLPSIRTDLVTENYISDKNGTFYQAQPLMYKGERVQQLTKNILKTSQHVLYYDKEIIELPNYFHIPTLKALNESYLTDQNHAYYDDYYDYEKEIKVSKVPIPTRNLSKIKVFSHFITDGYTVYLGTEPQPQYNAATFAEFPQNYYFQYDKNGVYNWNKKLPFKYSQTPIYGKNLFEVKYDAILYGNQVYDNIDEYLINNLTPKEIQLLKDGQISINDFSYLKGKRIIIEKSYAYNLYQFNNQIYIDKTPQKGVDASTFQKLWYDIYKDKNNVYYYNTTIVTTPKLIPVNEYDAATLKALNHHYLLTDKNYLYFGRIRLIKSNKLEILAIYPGYRMGCSQDTESPTDFYIFKNIDGYWLAELGGGAKIRFLGTPDNTFKP
- a CDS encoding DKNYY domain-containing protein, which translates into the protein MKNFPFYLFLSCFQFIAAQTESLKITNATKVDSLTVKKNWNVRYKYVEGFIFNKDYVIFQNSDSLFVLHPDMLTFKVKDYDYGMAIDKNGIYYQNNFFPIDTNGFKIIGSDLIIDKKKEIVPIWRTSQKAYIGNKDIAISSPATFENIYYDYLKDEHHLYYINNGKVRIVQGADVASIRKDLATENYISDKNGTFYQSQPLMYKGERVQQITKNILKTSQHVLYYDKELIELPNYFHIPTLKALNESYLIDQNHVYYIDYYSYKTEGKDFRLPIATKNLNKIRVFNNFVTDGTMVYRDSTPKPQYDAATFAELQDAYYYQYDKNGVYNWDKKLSFFYTEAPIYGKNLFKDKAGGILYKNQIYNSSTEEVFMNLTSKEVQLVKEGKVTVYDFVHIKRKRILKQKYFDSELYKANNLIYVGETPQKGVDAATFQKIWHNIYKDKNKGYYYDESNEYDPKLIPIDGYDITTLSLLTADLLADKNYIYFQKYRLIKNDKVEILAIYPGYRMGCSQDFKPNTNYYLLKNTEGYWLTEIGNGAKIRFLGTYLNNFKI